In Topomyia yanbarensis strain Yona2022 chromosome 2, ASM3024719v1, whole genome shotgun sequence, one DNA window encodes the following:
- the LOC131681611 gene encoding uncharacterized protein LOC131681611 isoform X3: MSNESSTSDDSEIYFGTPTIHEMKRYFKKLQNRSLNQSDLMPETTDESSSELDDSFHAMIERKRLEMLKLKEDESKLREDVSSVSNLAGGGDADYRSVGNDSTFIEQDSMNKITDESFEEMERLCSMNQSKLGNSHHQQQVEEENATNRILGSSSSNNEIGISTNVKSHVSLQVLQQVVGNVSMCLGDVTQLDDIEEPSCMWEQSILQTGSGIAKAISPVKRVHMLRPSTILEEPTMNESTVSSNSKYSLDSYITAKQTWNGSENSSSVTGSDVYRTADEVTNDSKSSVVNSTGDSVVGFDATANKTSIEMSVTHTSTIITHVSDSEDEHDVIVLSSSESEDDNQTDESLLEDAGSTLDNSESLQEDSLCKEDDDIGEEPGSPLLDAIPDNFNDTLEEMEFMMRQGMKIMQQQKVQQQQEQKQCGSSQSTLSSIQKSVTVSHMSPVTPAYPDRASKHNSGLKPNSAPSSGSNNGAFKKPISRFPLPKSAKKFDHIVSPIGVYINRTPQTSLQSRIFCPNQNLIDVLHSQPENRESVMNVKENFYQPEVDLATYSSSLPRKGVVSSRGAHVLDERHTVRIPGGEKMHKLLNNSPTMVIRHEGRLKYQRETQLTDDSVADDSMADLSMASGDVSVRVLKDVRRF; encoded by the exons ATGTCCAACGAAAGTAGCACTAGTGACGATTCGGAGATCTATTTCGGAACGCCAACGATACACGAAATGAAGCGgtatttcaaaaagttaca AAATCGGTCGTTGAATCAATCGGACCTTATGCCGGAAACAACGGATGAGTCCTCCTCTGAATTAGACGACAGTTTCCACGCAATGATTGAACGAAAACGGTTGGAAATGCTCAAACTGAAAGAAGACGAATCCAAGCTACGGGAAGACGTATCTTCTGTTTCTAACTTAGCCGGAGGAGGTGATGCTGATTACCGATCTGTTGGGAATGATTCCACTTTCATAGAACAGGACTCGATGAACAAGATAACGGATGAGAGTTTTGAAGAAATGGAACGGCTTTGCTCGATGAACCAGAGTAAACTTGGAAACAGTCACCATCAACAGCAGGTTGAAGAGGAAAATGCTACTAATCGGATTTTAGGTAGTAGCTCAAGTAATAACGAAATTGGGATTTCAACGAACGTAAAAAGTCATGTGTCTTTGCAAG TTCTCCAGCAGGTAGTtggtaatgtttcaatgtgCCTGGGAGATGTCACTCAGCTGGACGATATTGAAGAGCCATCCTGTATGTGGGAACAATCTATCTTGCAAACAGGATCTGGTATAGCAAAAGCTATTTCGCCGGTGAAACGCGTTCACATGCTCAGGCCATCAACAATTCTGGAGGAACCAACCATGAATGAGAGTACTGTTAGCAGCAATTCAAAGTATTCACTTGATAGCTACATcacagcaaagcagacgtggAATGGAAGCGAGAACAGCTCAAGTGTCACTGGAAGCGATGTTTATCGCACGGCAGATGAAGTGACTAATGATAGTAAATCATCCGTTGTGAATAGTACAGGGGATTCCGTTGTTGGATTCGATGCTACGGCCAATAAAACTAGCATAGAGATGAGTGTTACTCACACGAGCACTATTATTACTCACGTTAGCGATAGTGAAGATGAGCATGATGTGATTGTCTTAAGCTCCAGCGAAAGTGAAGACGATAACCAAACAGACGAGTCACTGCTAGAAGACGCAGGAAGCACTCTCGATAATAGTGAAAGTTTACAGGAGGATTCCCTGTGTAAGGAAGATGATGATATTGGAGAAGAGCCTGGTTCCCCGTTATTGGATGCAATCCCAGATAATTTCAACGACACACTGGAAGAAATGGAATTTATGATGCGCCAGGGAATGAAAATTATGCAGCAGCAGAAAGTTCAGCAACAGCAGGAGCAAAAACAATGTGGCAGTTCTCAATCAACTTTGTCAAGTATTCAGAAGTCTGTAACTGTTTCTCATATGAGCCCAGTTACTCCAGCTTATCCCGATCG TGCAAGCAAACATAATTCAGGTCTAAAACCAAATTCGGCGCCATCCTCTGGGTCCAACAATGGAGCTTTCAAAAAACCTATCAGTCGCTTTCCTTTGCCGAAGTCTGCAAAAAAGTTCGATCACATAGTTTCACCAATTGGAGTCTACATAAACCGTACACCGCAAACAAGTCTACAGTCTCGCATCTTCTGTCCAAATCAAAATCTAATTGATGTGCTGCACAGTCAACCGGAAAATCGAGAAAGCGTAATGAATGTGAAGGAAAATTTCTACCAACCCGAGGTTGACCTGGCAACATACAGTTCATCTTTGCCGCGAAAGGGTGTTGTCAGTTCGCGCGGAGCTCATGTGCTTGATGAACGGCACACGGTTCGTATTCCTGGTGGAGAGAAGATGCACAAACTCTTGAATAATTCACCAACTATGGTTATACGACACGAGGGAAGACTAAAGTATCAACGCGAAACGCAGCTAACGGATGACAGTGTGGCTGACGATAGCATGGCAGATCTGTCGATGGCGTCCGGAGATGTATCGGTCCGTGTGCTGAAAGATGTCAGACGCTTCTAA
- the LOC131681611 gene encoding uncharacterized protein LOC131681611 isoform X4, with amino-acid sequence MKRYFKKLQNRSLNQSDLMPETTDESSSELDDSFHAMIERKRLEMLKLKEDESKLREDVSSVSNLAGGGDADYRSVGNDSTFIEQDSMNKITDESFEEMERLCSMNQSKLGNSHHQQQVEEENATNRILGSSSSNNEIGISTNVKSHVSLQVLQQVVGNVSMCLGDVTQLDDIEEPSCMWEQSILQTGSGIAKAISPVKRVHMLRPSTILEEPTMNESTVSSNSKYSLDSYITAKQTWNGSENSSSVTGSDVYRTADEVTNDSKSSVVNSTGDSVVGFDATANKTSIEMSVTHTSTIITHVSDSEDEHDVIVLSSSESEDDNQTDESLLEDAGSTLDNSESLQEDSLCKEDDDIGEEPGSPLLDAIPDNFNDTLEEMEFMMRQGMKIMQQQKVQQQQEQKQCGSSQSTLSSIQKSVTVSHMSPVTPAYPDRYLKSIQPTASTCKQTLFPHSASKHNSGLKPNSAPSSGSNNGAFKKPISRFPLPKSAKKFDHIVSPIGVYINRTPQTSLQSRIFCPNQNLIDVLHSQPENRESVMNVKENFYQPEVDLATYSSSLPRKGVVSSRGAHVLDERHTVRIPGGEKMHKLLNNSPTMVIRHEGRLKYQRETQLTDDSVADDSMADLSMASGDVSVRVLKDVRRF; translated from the exons ATGAAGCGgtatttcaaaaagttaca AAATCGGTCGTTGAATCAATCGGACCTTATGCCGGAAACAACGGATGAGTCCTCCTCTGAATTAGACGACAGTTTCCACGCAATGATTGAACGAAAACGGTTGGAAATGCTCAAACTGAAAGAAGACGAATCCAAGCTACGGGAAGACGTATCTTCTGTTTCTAACTTAGCCGGAGGAGGTGATGCTGATTACCGATCTGTTGGGAATGATTCCACTTTCATAGAACAGGACTCGATGAACAAGATAACGGATGAGAGTTTTGAAGAAATGGAACGGCTTTGCTCGATGAACCAGAGTAAACTTGGAAACAGTCACCATCAACAGCAGGTTGAAGAGGAAAATGCTACTAATCGGATTTTAGGTAGTAGCTCAAGTAATAACGAAATTGGGATTTCAACGAACGTAAAAAGTCATGTGTCTTTGCAAG TTCTCCAGCAGGTAGTtggtaatgtttcaatgtgCCTGGGAGATGTCACTCAGCTGGACGATATTGAAGAGCCATCCTGTATGTGGGAACAATCTATCTTGCAAACAGGATCTGGTATAGCAAAAGCTATTTCGCCGGTGAAACGCGTTCACATGCTCAGGCCATCAACAATTCTGGAGGAACCAACCATGAATGAGAGTACTGTTAGCAGCAATTCAAAGTATTCACTTGATAGCTACATcacagcaaagcagacgtggAATGGAAGCGAGAACAGCTCAAGTGTCACTGGAAGCGATGTTTATCGCACGGCAGATGAAGTGACTAATGATAGTAAATCATCCGTTGTGAATAGTACAGGGGATTCCGTTGTTGGATTCGATGCTACGGCCAATAAAACTAGCATAGAGATGAGTGTTACTCACACGAGCACTATTATTACTCACGTTAGCGATAGTGAAGATGAGCATGATGTGATTGTCTTAAGCTCCAGCGAAAGTGAAGACGATAACCAAACAGACGAGTCACTGCTAGAAGACGCAGGAAGCACTCTCGATAATAGTGAAAGTTTACAGGAGGATTCCCTGTGTAAGGAAGATGATGATATTGGAGAAGAGCCTGGTTCCCCGTTATTGGATGCAATCCCAGATAATTTCAACGACACACTGGAAGAAATGGAATTTATGATGCGCCAGGGAATGAAAATTATGCAGCAGCAGAAAGTTCAGCAACAGCAGGAGCAAAAACAATGTGGCAGTTCTCAATCAACTTTGTCAAGTATTCAGAAGTCTGTAACTGTTTCTCATATGAGCCCAGTTACTCCAGCTTATCCCGATCGGTACCTTAAGTCCATACAGCCCACAGCGTCCACCTGTAAGCAAACTCTTTTTCCCCATAGTGCAAGCAAACATAATTCAGGTCTAAAACCAAATTCGGCGCCATCCTCTGGGTCCAACAATGGAGCTTTCAAAAAACCTATCAGTCGCTTTCCTTTGCCGAAGTCTGCAAAAAAGTTCGATCACATAGTTTCACCAATTGGAGTCTACATAAACCGTACACCGCAAACAAGTCTACAGTCTCGCATCTTCTGTCCAAATCAAAATCTAATTGATGTGCTGCACAGTCAACCGGAAAATCGAGAAAGCGTAATGAATGTGAAGGAAAATTTCTACCAACCCGAGGTTGACCTGGCAACATACAGTTCATCTTTGCCGCGAAAGGGTGTTGTCAGTTCGCGCGGAGCTCATGTGCTTGATGAACGGCACACGGTTCGTATTCCTGGTGGAGAGAAGATGCACAAACTCTTGAATAATTCACCAACTATGGTTATACGACACGAGGGAAGACTAAAGTATCAACGCGAAACGCAGCTAACGGATGACAGTGTGGCTGACGATAGCATGGCAGATCTGTCGATGGCGTCCGGAGATGTATCGGTCCGTGTGCTGAAAGATGTCAGACGCTTCTAA
- the LOC131681611 gene encoding uncharacterized protein LOC131681611 isoform X1, translating to MSNESSTSDDSEIYFGTPTIHEMKRYFKKLQNRSLNQSDLMPETTDESSSELDDSFHAMIERKRLEMLKLKEDESKLREDVSSVSNLAGGGDADYRSVGNDSTFIEQDSMNKITDESFEEMERLCSMNQSKLGNSHHQQQVEEENATNRILGSSSSNNEIGISTNVKSHVSLQVLQQVVGNVSMCLGDVTQLDDIEEPSCMWEQSILQTGSGIAKAISPVKRVHMLRPSTILEEPTMNESTVSSNSKYSLDSYITAKQTWNGSENSSSVTGSDVYRTADEVTNDSKSSVVNSTGDSVVGFDATANKTSIEMSVTHTSTIITHVSDSEDEHDVIVLSSSESEDDNQTDESLLEDAGSTLDNSESLQEDSLCKEDDDIGEEPGSPLLDAIPDNFNDTLEEMEFMMRQGMKIMQQQKVQQQQEQKQCGSSQSTLSSIQKSVTVSHMSPVTPAYPDRYLKSIQPTASTCKQTLFPHSASKHNSGLKPNSAPSSGSNNGAFKKPISRFPLPKSAKKFDHIVSPIGVYINRTPQTSLQSRIFCPNQNLIDVLHSQPENRESVMNVKENFYQPEVDLATYSSSLPRKGVVSSRGAHVLDERHTVRIPGGEKMHKLLNNSPTMVIRHEGRLKYQRETQLTDDSVADDSMADLSMASGDVSVRVLKDVRRF from the exons ATGTCCAACGAAAGTAGCACTAGTGACGATTCGGAGATCTATTTCGGAACGCCAACGATACACGAAATGAAGCGgtatttcaaaaagttaca AAATCGGTCGTTGAATCAATCGGACCTTATGCCGGAAACAACGGATGAGTCCTCCTCTGAATTAGACGACAGTTTCCACGCAATGATTGAACGAAAACGGTTGGAAATGCTCAAACTGAAAGAAGACGAATCCAAGCTACGGGAAGACGTATCTTCTGTTTCTAACTTAGCCGGAGGAGGTGATGCTGATTACCGATCTGTTGGGAATGATTCCACTTTCATAGAACAGGACTCGATGAACAAGATAACGGATGAGAGTTTTGAAGAAATGGAACGGCTTTGCTCGATGAACCAGAGTAAACTTGGAAACAGTCACCATCAACAGCAGGTTGAAGAGGAAAATGCTACTAATCGGATTTTAGGTAGTAGCTCAAGTAATAACGAAATTGGGATTTCAACGAACGTAAAAAGTCATGTGTCTTTGCAAG TTCTCCAGCAGGTAGTtggtaatgtttcaatgtgCCTGGGAGATGTCACTCAGCTGGACGATATTGAAGAGCCATCCTGTATGTGGGAACAATCTATCTTGCAAACAGGATCTGGTATAGCAAAAGCTATTTCGCCGGTGAAACGCGTTCACATGCTCAGGCCATCAACAATTCTGGAGGAACCAACCATGAATGAGAGTACTGTTAGCAGCAATTCAAAGTATTCACTTGATAGCTACATcacagcaaagcagacgtggAATGGAAGCGAGAACAGCTCAAGTGTCACTGGAAGCGATGTTTATCGCACGGCAGATGAAGTGACTAATGATAGTAAATCATCCGTTGTGAATAGTACAGGGGATTCCGTTGTTGGATTCGATGCTACGGCCAATAAAACTAGCATAGAGATGAGTGTTACTCACACGAGCACTATTATTACTCACGTTAGCGATAGTGAAGATGAGCATGATGTGATTGTCTTAAGCTCCAGCGAAAGTGAAGACGATAACCAAACAGACGAGTCACTGCTAGAAGACGCAGGAAGCACTCTCGATAATAGTGAAAGTTTACAGGAGGATTCCCTGTGTAAGGAAGATGATGATATTGGAGAAGAGCCTGGTTCCCCGTTATTGGATGCAATCCCAGATAATTTCAACGACACACTGGAAGAAATGGAATTTATGATGCGCCAGGGAATGAAAATTATGCAGCAGCAGAAAGTTCAGCAACAGCAGGAGCAAAAACAATGTGGCAGTTCTCAATCAACTTTGTCAAGTATTCAGAAGTCTGTAACTGTTTCTCATATGAGCCCAGTTACTCCAGCTTATCCCGATCGGTACCTTAAGTCCATACAGCCCACAGCGTCCACCTGTAAGCAAACTCTTTTTCCCCATAGTGCAAGCAAACATAATTCAGGTCTAAAACCAAATTCGGCGCCATCCTCTGGGTCCAACAATGGAGCTTTCAAAAAACCTATCAGTCGCTTTCCTTTGCCGAAGTCTGCAAAAAAGTTCGATCACATAGTTTCACCAATTGGAGTCTACATAAACCGTACACCGCAAACAAGTCTACAGTCTCGCATCTTCTGTCCAAATCAAAATCTAATTGATGTGCTGCACAGTCAACCGGAAAATCGAGAAAGCGTAATGAATGTGAAGGAAAATTTCTACCAACCCGAGGTTGACCTGGCAACATACAGTTCATCTTTGCCGCGAAAGGGTGTTGTCAGTTCGCGCGGAGCTCATGTGCTTGATGAACGGCACACGGTTCGTATTCCTGGTGGAGAGAAGATGCACAAACTCTTGAATAATTCACCAACTATGGTTATACGACACGAGGGAAGACTAAAGTATCAACGCGAAACGCAGCTAACGGATGACAGTGTGGCTGACGATAGCATGGCAGATCTGTCGATGGCGTCCGGAGATGTATCGGTCCGTGTGCTGAAAGATGTCAGACGCTTCTAA
- the LOC131681614 gene encoding hydroxymethylglutaryl-CoA lyase, mitochondrial has product MFRFLRYPVHSYFPRSYTTKLAQPTSVRIVEVGPRDGLQNESMLLPTETKIELINALSETGLRSIEVTSFVSAKWVPQMGDNAEVFKGINKMPGISYPVLTPNLKGFEAALNAGAEEVAVFGAASESFTRKNVNCSIDESLIRFGDVMAAAKKAQVKVRGYVSTVIGCPYEGKIKPSAVVRVVDKLLEMGCYEISLGDTIGVGTPGSFSNMLREVTKIAPVSMLAVHCHDTYGQALANILTSLDFGVAVVDSSVSGLGGCPYARGASGNAATEDVVYMLDGLGIYTGIDLPKLVNVGKFICDKLERRSESKVNRAMRKTNPNVKC; this is encoded by the exons ATGTTCAGATTTTTACGTTACCCTGTCCACTCTTATTTTCCTAGAAGTTATACAACT AAATTGGCTCAACCGACGTCAGTACGAATAGTGGAGGTCGGTCCACGAGATGGTCTTCAGAACGAATCCATGCTTTTGCCAACCGAAACAAAAATAGAACTGATAAATGCCCTCTCGGAGACTGGACTCCGTTCAATAGAAGTGACCAGTTTCGTTAGCGCCAAATGGGTTCCACAGATGGGAGATAATGCGGAGGTATTTAAGGGCATCAACAAAATGCCGGGAATTAGCTATCCAGTTCTTACGCCGAATCTGAAGGGATTTGAGGCTGCG CTTAACGCAGGTGCAGAGGAAGTTGCCGTTTTTGGAGCCGCTTCTGAAAGTTTCACCAGGAAAAATGTGAATTGTTCGATTGACGAAAGTCTTATTCGTTTTGGAGACGTCATGGCAGCTGCAAAAAAGGCACAAGTCAAAGTAAGAGGATATGTGTCAACTGTCATAG GTTGCCCATATGAAGGTAAAATCAAACCATCGGCTGTAGTTCGTGTGGTGGACAAACTCCTAGAAATGGGATGTTACGAAATATCTCTCGGGGATACGATCGGTGTAGGAACACCCGGCAGCTTCTCAAACATGCTCCGTGAAGTAACTAAGATCGCACCGGTCAGCATGCTGGCCGTGCATTGTCATGATACGTACGGACAAGCATTAGCGAATATACTTACCTCGTTGGACTTCGGAGTCGCTGTAGTGGATTCTTCTGTGTCTGGCCTTGGAGGTTGTCCTTATGCGAGAGGTGCATCGGGTAACGCTGCAACGGAAGATGTGGTTTATATGTTGGACGGACTTGGGATCTACACTGGAATTGATTTACCCAAACTGGTGAATGTTGGCAAGTTCATCTGTGATAAGCTCGAACGGCGTTCCGAGTCCAAAGTCAATCGTGCCATGAGAAAAACAAATCCCAACGTTAAATGTTAG
- the LOC131681611 gene encoding uncharacterized protein LOC131681611 isoform X2, whose protein sequence is MEDLLTMAFSRMISFMGKKISKKNRSLNQSDLMPETTDESSSELDDSFHAMIERKRLEMLKLKEDESKLREDVSSVSNLAGGGDADYRSVGNDSTFIEQDSMNKITDESFEEMERLCSMNQSKLGNSHHQQQVEEENATNRILGSSSSNNEIGISTNVKSHVSLQVLQQVVGNVSMCLGDVTQLDDIEEPSCMWEQSILQTGSGIAKAISPVKRVHMLRPSTILEEPTMNESTVSSNSKYSLDSYITAKQTWNGSENSSSVTGSDVYRTADEVTNDSKSSVVNSTGDSVVGFDATANKTSIEMSVTHTSTIITHVSDSEDEHDVIVLSSSESEDDNQTDESLLEDAGSTLDNSESLQEDSLCKEDDDIGEEPGSPLLDAIPDNFNDTLEEMEFMMRQGMKIMQQQKVQQQQEQKQCGSSQSTLSSIQKSVTVSHMSPVTPAYPDRYLKSIQPTASTCKQTLFPHSASKHNSGLKPNSAPSSGSNNGAFKKPISRFPLPKSAKKFDHIVSPIGVYINRTPQTSLQSRIFCPNQNLIDVLHSQPENRESVMNVKENFYQPEVDLATYSSSLPRKGVVSSRGAHVLDERHTVRIPGGEKMHKLLNNSPTMVIRHEGRLKYQRETQLTDDSVADDSMADLSMASGDVSVRVLKDVRRF, encoded by the exons ATGGAAGATTTATTAACTATGGCGTTTAGTAGAATGATTAGTTTTATGGGCAAGAAAATATCTAAAAA AAATCGGTCGTTGAATCAATCGGACCTTATGCCGGAAACAACGGATGAGTCCTCCTCTGAATTAGACGACAGTTTCCACGCAATGATTGAACGAAAACGGTTGGAAATGCTCAAACTGAAAGAAGACGAATCCAAGCTACGGGAAGACGTATCTTCTGTTTCTAACTTAGCCGGAGGAGGTGATGCTGATTACCGATCTGTTGGGAATGATTCCACTTTCATAGAACAGGACTCGATGAACAAGATAACGGATGAGAGTTTTGAAGAAATGGAACGGCTTTGCTCGATGAACCAGAGTAAACTTGGAAACAGTCACCATCAACAGCAGGTTGAAGAGGAAAATGCTACTAATCGGATTTTAGGTAGTAGCTCAAGTAATAACGAAATTGGGATTTCAACGAACGTAAAAAGTCATGTGTCTTTGCAAG TTCTCCAGCAGGTAGTtggtaatgtttcaatgtgCCTGGGAGATGTCACTCAGCTGGACGATATTGAAGAGCCATCCTGTATGTGGGAACAATCTATCTTGCAAACAGGATCTGGTATAGCAAAAGCTATTTCGCCGGTGAAACGCGTTCACATGCTCAGGCCATCAACAATTCTGGAGGAACCAACCATGAATGAGAGTACTGTTAGCAGCAATTCAAAGTATTCACTTGATAGCTACATcacagcaaagcagacgtggAATGGAAGCGAGAACAGCTCAAGTGTCACTGGAAGCGATGTTTATCGCACGGCAGATGAAGTGACTAATGATAGTAAATCATCCGTTGTGAATAGTACAGGGGATTCCGTTGTTGGATTCGATGCTACGGCCAATAAAACTAGCATAGAGATGAGTGTTACTCACACGAGCACTATTATTACTCACGTTAGCGATAGTGAAGATGAGCATGATGTGATTGTCTTAAGCTCCAGCGAAAGTGAAGACGATAACCAAACAGACGAGTCACTGCTAGAAGACGCAGGAAGCACTCTCGATAATAGTGAAAGTTTACAGGAGGATTCCCTGTGTAAGGAAGATGATGATATTGGAGAAGAGCCTGGTTCCCCGTTATTGGATGCAATCCCAGATAATTTCAACGACACACTGGAAGAAATGGAATTTATGATGCGCCAGGGAATGAAAATTATGCAGCAGCAGAAAGTTCAGCAACAGCAGGAGCAAAAACAATGTGGCAGTTCTCAATCAACTTTGTCAAGTATTCAGAAGTCTGTAACTGTTTCTCATATGAGCCCAGTTACTCCAGCTTATCCCGATCGGTACCTTAAGTCCATACAGCCCACAGCGTCCACCTGTAAGCAAACTCTTTTTCCCCATAGTGCAAGCAAACATAATTCAGGTCTAAAACCAAATTCGGCGCCATCCTCTGGGTCCAACAATGGAGCTTTCAAAAAACCTATCAGTCGCTTTCCTTTGCCGAAGTCTGCAAAAAAGTTCGATCACATAGTTTCACCAATTGGAGTCTACATAAACCGTACACCGCAAACAAGTCTACAGTCTCGCATCTTCTGTCCAAATCAAAATCTAATTGATGTGCTGCACAGTCAACCGGAAAATCGAGAAAGCGTAATGAATGTGAAGGAAAATTTCTACCAACCCGAGGTTGACCTGGCAACATACAGTTCATCTTTGCCGCGAAAGGGTGTTGTCAGTTCGCGCGGAGCTCATGTGCTTGATGAACGGCACACGGTTCGTATTCCTGGTGGAGAGAAGATGCACAAACTCTTGAATAATTCACCAACTATGGTTATACGACACGAGGGAAGACTAAAGTATCAACGCGAAACGCAGCTAACGGATGACAGTGTGGCTGACGATAGCATGGCAGATCTGTCGATGGCGTCCGGAGATGTATCGGTCCGTGTGCTGAAAGATGTCAGACGCTTCTAA
- the LOC131681613 gene encoding gastrula zinc finger protein xFG20-1-like gives MSVCRYCQKPCKTNGIIKDRVFREKLQDIMCMWVDIDTNPSLNLCQECEHIILDFHSFKNQSRNILRNSICFTVGGRGGNKNNQRSAHQQKHDSKTLQALSDNCAKPIDLPIETLDELSSHAKPVITMKVDKTTDEPTTESPNKRRQFRTPEQIHAEKMRPKRKLRRKTAEEKAMSPTEYKHHYYRMIVDKYKITCEVCCKRLPPDRMDGHMNGHLGLQPYTCEYCGLLFNCKVNMRTHISKKHCEDKQIPCILCDKIARCQADLRQHMRMVHEEKKLQCSLCDLKTNNRYDLERHMRIHTQTREYVCHHCGKAFYCNSVLTIHLRTHSGETPYVCPICPKGFVHRRMYVMHMEKLHPKEPILRIDSTKKLKDSLLQKHYS, from the exons ATGTCTGTCTGCAGATATTGCCAGAAACCTTGCAAAACAAATGGTATCATAAAAGatcgagtttttcgtgaaaagctCCAAGATATAATGTGTATGTGG GTGGACATTGATACAAATCCTTCCTTGAATCTTTGCCAAGAGTGTGAACATATAATCTTGGATTTTCACTCCTTCAAAAATCAAAGTAGAAATATACTTCGGAATTCGATTTGCTTTACAGTCGGAGGAAGAGGGGgcaataaaaataatcaaagGTCTGCACATCAACAGAAACATGACTCTAAAACTCTGCAGGCTCTTTCGGACAACTGTGCAAAACCAATTGACCTGCCGATCGAAACCCTGGATGAGCTTAGTTCCCATGCGAAACCAGTTATAACTATGAAAGTCGACAAGACCACTGACGAGCCAACCACGGAAAGTCCAAATAAGCGACGTCAGTTTCGCACTCCAGAACAAATTCACGCAGAAAAGATGAGACCAAAAAGGAAGTTACGTCGAAAAACTGCCGAGGAGAAGGCTATGTCTCCAACAGAGTATAAACATCACTATTACAGGATGATTGTAGATAAATACAAGATAACCTGTGAAGTGTGTTGTAAACGATTGCCTCCCGATCGAATGGATGGTCATATGAATGGTCACCTAGGCCTACAGCCTTATACGTGTGAATACTGTGGTCTACTATTCAACTGCAAGGTAAACATGCGTACGCATATTTCGAAGAAGCACTGCGAGGACAAGCAAATTCCGTGTATTCTATGTGATAAAATCGCTCGCTGTCAGGCAGATCTGAGGCAGCATATGCGAATGGTACATGAAGAAAAAAAGCTTCAGTGCTCCTTGTGCGACCTGAAGACAAACAACAG GTATGATTTGGAGCGCCATATGAGAATACATACACAAACTCGAGAGTATGTTTGTCATCATTGCGGTAAAGCTTTCTATTGTAACAGCGTGCTAACAATTCATCTCAGAACACACTCTGGCGAAACACCGTATGTATGTCCGATCTGCCCCAAAGGGTTTGTACACCGTCGCATGTATGTAATGCACATGGAGAAATTACATCCCAAGGAACCAATCTTACGCATAGACAGTACAAAGAAATTAAAAGATTCGCTATTACAAAAGCATTATAGTTGA